One genomic window of Nicotiana sylvestris chromosome 10, ASM39365v2, whole genome shotgun sequence includes the following:
- the LOC104248584 gene encoding thioredoxin H2-like — MGGNYSSTLHEANYMSTTIPQVKRSQVIAFHSSSKWKLHFDSLKDTNKLVVIDFTATWCGPCKYMEPIMNDFAAKYTDVEFVKIDVDELDKVAEEYGVQAMPTFVLIKKGKVVDKVVGADKDGLKKKIEKHRAMFI, encoded by the exons ATGGGCGGTAACTACTCATCTACTTTGCATGAAGCTAACTATATGTCAACCACAATACCACAAGTCAAGAGGTCCCAAGTCATTGCTTTCCACTCGTCATCAAAATGGAAGCTCCATTTTGATTCTTTGAAAGATACAAACAAACTG GTTGTTATTGACTTCACAGCAACATGGTGCGGTCCTTGCAAATATATGGAACCAATTATGAATGACTTTGCTGCGAAGTATACAGATGTTGAATTTGTCAAGATTGATGTTGATGAATTGGAT AAAGTAGCTGAGGAATATGGGGTTCAAGCAATGCCAACATTTGTGCTGATTAAAAAGGGAAAGGTTGTTGACAAAGTTGTGGGAGCAGATAAGGATGGACTAAAGAAGAAAATTGAGAAACACAGAGCTATGTTTATCTAA
- the LOC104248583 gene encoding uncharacterized protein produces MGLDYYNVLKVSRNASEEDLKRSYKRLAMKWHPDKNSQNKKEAEAKFKQISEAYDVLSDPQKRQIYDVYGDDALKSGQFASASPTSAGSNGRGFRFNTRDAEAIFAEFFGGSDSNSAAGVGRKAAPVENKLPCSLEELYKGSRRKMKISRILLDDSGKPTTVEEVLAIHIKPGWKKGTKITFPEKGNYEPGATPGDLIFVIDEKPHAVFKRDGNDLVINQKISLLDALTGKTISLITLDGRELTIPITDVVKPGHEHIIPNEGMPISKERGKKGNLKIKFDIKFPSRLSADQKSDIRRVLCRNSD; encoded by the exons ATGGGACTTGATTACTATAACGTACTGAAAGTATCTCGGAATGCAAGTGAAGAAGATTTAAAGAGATCGTATAAGCGATTAGCGATGAAATGGCATCCAGATAAGAACAGTCAGAACAAAAAGGAAGCTGAAGCGAAATTCAAGCAGATTTCTGAAGCGTATGATGTGCTTAGTGATCCTCAGAAGCGTCAGATCTATGACGTGTACGGTGATGATGCATTGAAATCCGGTCAATTTGCTTCGGCGTCGCCGACTAGTGCTGGTAGTAACGGCAGAGGATTTAGGTTCAACACGCGTGACGCGGAGGCTATTTTCGCTGAGTTTTTCGGTGGATCGGATAGTAATTCCGCTGCCGGAGTAGGTCGGAAGGCGGCACCGGTGGAGAATAAACTGCCGTGTAGCTTGGAGGAGCTTTACAAAGGATCTAGAAGGAAAATGAAGATCTCACGGATTCTTCTTGATGACTCTGG TAAGCCTACAACTGTTGAAGAGGTCCTAGCGATACACATCAAACCAGGTTGGAAGAAAGGCACAAAAATCACTTTCCCAGAGAAAGGGAACTATGAACCTGGAGCTACTCCTGGTGATCTTATTTTTGTGATAGATGAAAAGCCACATGCTGTCTTCAAGAGGGATGGAAATGATCTAGTGATCAATCAGAAAATATCTTTACTAGATGCTCTTACTGGGAAAACTATAAGCTTGATCACTTTGGATGGACGGGAACTCACAATACCAATCACAGATGTTGTTAAACCAGGACATGAGCATATAATCCCAAATGAAGGAATGCCAATATCAAAGGAACGTGGCAAGAAAGGAAATTTGAAGATCAAGTTTGACATTAAATTCCCATCTAGGCTAAGTGCAGATCAGAAATCTGATATCAGGAGGGTACTGTGCAGGAACTCTGACTAA